A window of Candidatus Hydrogenedentota bacterium contains these coding sequences:
- a CDS encoding DUF1592 domain-containing protein: protein MSRISMQRNRSLLFLFPCTALLAAGALAFGGCQSVSKTGPAADAPKTAPPEMAGFFATYCFDCHDADMSQAEIDFATMLETEGHITGGDVLDRVIRVLAAGEMPPKRKKQPAPEELSALLDLLREEREARLAAIPPDPGRVTVRRLNRVEYNNTVRDLLGVESAPSDAFPPDDTGYGYDNIGDVLTLSPLLAEKYLDAAEQVARDAVAKEIADYTRTLPHQRKILVCNHARPEHGDGCAMRAIRYMTPRAYRRPAAREEIDKIAGFYQLARESGDSFEAGVELAVQALLVSPHFLFRAEEEKAPDNPDREYYVNNYEFASRLSYFLWSSMPDDELLACAQDGTIWNPRTLRAQVRRMLRDPRARALAENFGGQWLETRNLAHADPDPDLFPEFTEDLRLAMAEETTLFFDSIVTEDRSVLDFIGADYTFVNGPLAAHYGLDGIAGPAFQRVEVDPAVRGGILGQASILTLTSHPTRTSPVLRGVWILEKVLAAPTPDPPPGIPPLDAAPAGDGASLREKLEAHRADPSCASCHDRIDPLGFGLENYSPIGAWRAEESGRPVDNTGILPDGQEFAGPGELKKVLLAKKDDFTRALAENMLTYALGRGLEAYDRPAVETIVGNVAQQDYRFSALVYEIVRSLPFKKQRGETDAS, encoded by the coding sequence ATGAGTCGTATAAGTATGCAGCGAAATCGGTCGTTACTCTTCCTGTTCCCGTGCACCGCCCTGCTGGCCGCGGGCGCGCTGGCGTTCGGCGGGTGCCAGAGCGTGTCGAAAACCGGCCCGGCGGCGGATGCCCCGAAGACGGCCCCGCCCGAGATGGCGGGCTTCTTCGCGACCTACTGCTTCGACTGCCACGACGCGGACATGAGCCAGGCGGAGATCGATTTCGCCACCATGCTCGAAACCGAGGGCCACATCACCGGCGGCGACGTGCTGGATCGCGTCATCCGCGTGCTGGCCGCCGGCGAGATGCCGCCGAAGCGGAAGAAGCAACCGGCGCCCGAGGAGCTCTCCGCCCTGCTGGATCTCCTCCGCGAAGAACGGGAAGCGCGCCTCGCCGCCATCCCGCCGGATCCGGGCCGCGTCACCGTGCGCCGGCTCAACCGGGTGGAATACAACAACACCGTCCGCGACCTGCTCGGCGTGGAATCCGCCCCCTCGGACGCCTTCCCGCCGGACGACACTGGCTACGGCTACGACAACATCGGCGATGTGCTCACGCTGTCCCCGCTCCTCGCGGAGAAGTACCTGGACGCCGCCGAGCAGGTGGCCCGGGATGCGGTGGCGAAGGAAATCGCGGACTACACCCGCACCCTGCCGCATCAGCGGAAGATCCTCGTCTGCAACCACGCGCGCCCCGAGCATGGCGACGGCTGCGCGATGCGCGCGATCCGCTACATGACGCCGCGCGCCTACCGCCGCCCCGCGGCGCGCGAGGAAATCGACAAGATCGCCGGGTTCTACCAGCTCGCGCGCGAAAGTGGCGATTCCTTCGAGGCGGGCGTCGAGCTTGCCGTCCAGGCCTTGCTCGTTTCTCCGCATTTCCTCTTCCGCGCGGAGGAAGAAAAGGCGCCGGACAACCCGGATCGCGAGTACTACGTCAACAACTACGAGTTCGCCTCGCGGCTCTCCTATTTCCTCTGGAGCAGCATGCCCGACGACGAACTCCTCGCCTGCGCGCAGGACGGCACGATCTGGAATCCGCGCACCTTGCGCGCGCAGGTCCGCCGCATGCTCCGCGATCCGCGCGCGCGGGCCCTGGCCGAGAATTTTGGCGGGCAGTGGCTCGAAACGCGGAATCTGGCCCATGCCGACCCCGACCCCGACCTGTTCCCCGAGTTCACCGAGGATCTCCGCCTCGCGATGGCCGAAGAGACCACGCTCTTCTTCGATTCCATCGTGACGGAGGATCGCAGCGTGCTGGATTTCATCGGCGCGGATTATACCTTCGTCAACGGCCCGCTCGCCGCGCATTATGGCCTCGACGGCATCGCCGGTCCCGCGTTCCAGCGCGTGGAAGTGGACCCCGCGGTGCGTGGCGGCATCCTCGGCCAGGCCAGCATCCTGACCCTGACCTCGCACCCCACGCGCACATCGCCCGTGCTGCGCGGCGTCTGGATTCTCGAGAAGGTCCTCGCCGCGCCCACGCCGGACCCGCCCCCGGGCATTCCCCCGCTGGACGCGGCCCCCGCCGGGGACGGTGCGTCGCTCCGGGAGAAACTGGAGGCCCACCGCGCGGATCCCAGCTGCGCGAGCTGCCATGATCGCATCGATCCGCTGGGCTTCGGCCTCGAGAATTACAGCCCGATCGGGGCGTGGCGCGCCGAGGAGAGCGGGCGTCCAGTCGACAACACGGGCATCCTCCCCGACGGCCAGGAATTCGCGGGGCCCGGCGAACTGAAAAAAGTGCTATTGGCGAAGAAGGACGATTTTACTCGCGCACTCGCCGAAAACATGTTAACCTATGCCCTGGGCCGCGGCCTGGAGGCGTATGACCGCCCCGCCGTGGAAACCATTGTCGGCAACGTCGCGCAGCAGGACTACAGGTTTTCCGCGCTCGTCTACGAGATCGTGCGGAGTCTGCCGTTCAAAAAACAACGAGGCGAAACGGACGCATCATGA